Proteins from a genomic interval of Alphaproteobacteria bacterium:
- a CDS encoding nitroreductase family protein: MEAIASLNSFARLVSNAVYDFRRFARASFVYGRRSRENQRAMLHILFHSIEHGLSLSAPRPGFGQDKVASLLRKTRAYVAAFGSDASVQSALKVLDAYVAFNRAAGVDVDALAADLDRLDAEIAFRDAAVHGGTEEVAAEDIRRFASFDFNAFMDARHSVRQYADRPVDRTIIEKAVRAAQQVPSVCNRQTCRVYAFTEADDKARVLSYQSGNRGFGHEIGVVMIVTANMAHMNLIGERYQHWIDGGLFAMALALSFHAQGLGACMLNWSVTKDIDRAMRACVGIPDNEAVITMMGAGHLKDRFRVPCSQRKPLADVLVLNPALDTAAPTVAR; the protein is encoded by the coding sequence ATGGAAGCCATCGCATCGCTCAACAGCTTTGCCCGGCTGGTATCGAATGCCGTCTACGATTTCCGGCGCTTCGCCCGCGCCTCGTTCGTCTACGGCCGGCGCAGCCGCGAGAACCAGCGCGCGATGCTGCACATCCTGTTCCACTCGATCGAGCACGGCCTGTCGCTGAGCGCACCGCGGCCGGGCTTCGGCCAGGACAAGGTCGCGTCCCTGCTGCGCAAGACGCGGGCCTATGTCGCCGCGTTCGGCAGCGATGCCTCCGTGCAGTCGGCGCTGAAGGTGCTGGACGCCTATGTGGCGTTCAACCGGGCCGCCGGCGTCGACGTCGATGCGCTGGCCGCCGACCTCGACCGGCTCGACGCCGAGATCGCCTTCCGCGACGCGGCGGTGCACGGCGGCACCGAGGAGGTCGCGGCCGAAGACATCCGCCGCTTCGCGTCGTTCGACTTCAACGCCTTCATGGATGCCCGCCACAGCGTGCGCCAGTATGCCGACCGGCCGGTCGACCGCACGATCATCGAGAAGGCGGTGCGCGCCGCCCAGCAGGTGCCGTCGGTCTGCAACCGCCAGACCTGCCGCGTCTATGCCTTCACCGAGGCGGACGACAAGGCGCGCGTGCTGTCCTACCAGTCGGGCAACCGCGGCTTCGGCCACGAGATCGGCGTGGTCATGATCGTCACCGCCAACATGGCGCACATGAACCTGATCGGCGAACGCTACCAGCACTGGATCGACGGCGGCCTGTTCGCGATGGCGCTGGCGCTGAGCTTCCATGCCCAGGGGCTGGGCGCCTGCATGCTGAACTGGAGCGTGACCAAGGACATCGACCGGGCGATGCGGGCCTGCGTCGGCATCCCCGACAACGAGGCGGTGATCACCATGATGGGCGCCGGCCACCTGAAGGACCGCTTCCGCGTGCCCTGCTCGCAGCGCAAGCCGCTGGCCGACGTGCTGGTGCTGAACCCCGCGCTCGACACGGCAGCCCCGACCGTGGCGCGCTGA
- a CDS encoding SDR family oxidoreductase has protein sequence MYWEKLSLEGRVCIVTGGGQGIGLACAEALGEAGATVVVADMVEERVEAAVATLTGNGRKAVGKRLDVTKSADVDRVAAEVAAELGGVDVLVNNAGVARSDVRAEDTSDEHWRFHMDVNVDGVFWCCRAFGKAMLARGRGSIVNIGSMSGFIVNKPQPQSFYNASKAAVHQLTRSLAAEWAARGVRVNAVAPTYIETPLTAFGIKENPEMYRTWLDMTPMGRVGQPHEIASVVHFLASDASSLMTGSIVLADGGYTCW, from the coding sequence ATGTACTGGGAGAAGCTGAGCCTGGAAGGGCGGGTCTGCATCGTTACCGGCGGCGGGCAGGGCATCGGGCTCGCCTGCGCCGAGGCGCTGGGCGAGGCCGGGGCGACCGTAGTGGTCGCCGACATGGTCGAGGAGCGGGTCGAGGCCGCGGTGGCGACGCTGACCGGCAACGGGCGGAAGGCGGTCGGCAAGCGTCTCGACGTCACCAAGTCGGCGGATGTCGACCGCGTTGCCGCCGAGGTCGCGGCGGAACTCGGCGGGGTCGACGTGCTGGTCAACAACGCCGGCGTCGCCAGGAGCGATGTCCGCGCCGAGGACACCAGCGACGAGCACTGGCGGTTCCACATGGACGTCAACGTCGACGGGGTGTTCTGGTGCTGCCGCGCCTTCGGCAAGGCGATGCTGGCCCGCGGCAGGGGCTCGATCGTCAACATCGGCTCGATGTCCGGCTTCATCGTCAACAAGCCGCAGCCGCAGAGCTTCTACAACGCCTCCAAGGCGGCGGTGCATCAGCTGACCCGCTCGCTGGCCGCCGAATGGGCCGCGCGCGGCGTGCGGGTGAACGCGGTCGCGCCGACCTATATCGAGACCCCGCTGACCGCTTTCGGGATCAAGGAAAACCCGGAGATGTACCGGACCTGGCTCGACATGACGCCGATGGGCCGGGTCGGCCAGCCGCACGAGATCGCCTCGGTCGTGCATTTCCTGGCCTCCGACGCCTCCAGCCTGATGACCGGTTCGATCGTGCTGGCCGACGGCGGCTACACCTGCTGGTAG
- a CDS encoding ABC transporter ATP-binding protein → MGSIVLENITKSFGPVTVIPEISLSINDGEFVVFVGPSGCGKSTLLRLIAGLEDASSGTILLDGDDMTAAPPAKRQLSMVFQSYALYPHMSVRDNIAFPLKMAGVEKSARDAKVQEAARILNLTEYLDRKPRALSGGQRQRVAIGRAIVRQPKAFLFDEPLSNLDAALRVNMRLEITELHQQLKTTMIYVTHDQVEAMTMADRIVVLQRGNIEQFGSPLELYHTPANRFVAGFIGSPRMNFIEGPEAARHGAHAIGVRPEHLAMSTESGAWPGTVTVAEHLGSDTFLHVATDALGTLTARADGEFGVRHGDRIFLTPKSDRIYRFDRDGIALPTRVAAA, encoded by the coding sequence ATGGGAAGCATCGTTCTCGAGAACATCACCAAGAGCTTCGGCCCGGTCACGGTCATTCCCGAGATCAGTCTGTCGATCAACGATGGCGAGTTCGTCGTGTTCGTCGGGCCGTCGGGGTGCGGCAAGTCCACCCTGCTGCGGCTGATCGCCGGGCTGGAGGACGCGAGCTCCGGCACGATCCTGCTCGACGGCGACGACATGACCGCCGCGCCGCCGGCGAAGCGCCAGCTGTCGATGGTGTTCCAGTCCTATGCGCTGTATCCGCACATGAGCGTGCGCGACAACATCGCCTTTCCGCTGAAGATGGCCGGGGTCGAGAAGTCCGCCCGCGACGCCAAGGTGCAGGAGGCGGCGCGCATCCTGAACCTGACCGAGTATCTCGACCGCAAGCCGCGCGCGCTCAGCGGCGGCCAGCGCCAGCGCGTCGCCATCGGCCGCGCCATCGTGCGCCAACCCAAGGCGTTCCTGTTCGACGAGCCGCTGTCGAACCTGGACGCGGCGCTGCGGGTCAACATGCGCCTGGAGATCACCGAGCTGCACCAGCAGCTGAAGACGACGATGATCTACGTCACCCACGACCAGGTCGAGGCGATGACGATGGCCGACCGCATCGTCGTGCTGCAGCGGGGCAACATCGAGCAGTTCGGCAGTCCGCTCGAGCTCTATCACACGCCGGCCAACCGGTTCGTGGCCGGCTTCATCGGGTCGCCGCGGATGAACTTCATCGAGGGGCCGGAAGCGGCCAGGCACGGCGCGCACGCGATCGGCGTCCGGCCCGAGCATCTTGCCATGTCGACCGAAAGCGGGGCGTGGCCCGGCACGGTCACGGTGGCCGAGCATCTCGGCTCCGACACCTTCCTTCACGTCGCCACCGACGCCCTCGGCACGCTGACGGCACGCGCGGACGGCGAGTTCGGCGTCCGGCACGGCGACCGGATCTTTCTCACACCCAAGTCCGATCGGATCTACCGCTTCGACCGGGACGGCATCGCGCTGCCGACCCGGGTTGCCGCGGCCTGA
- a CDS encoding carbohydrate ABC transporter permease, whose amino-acid sequence MARAVTTERKVVFTALAWLVGLLIFFPILWTVLTSFKPEPEAIQSPPSLLPQVWTLENYAEVQTRSDYFKHFLNSVIISIGSTLLALLVAIPAAWSMAFSPERRTKDILMWMLSTKMMPAVGVLVPMYLLFRDWDLLDTKIGLTVVLMLINLPIVIWMLYTYFKEIPNDILEAARMDGAILWKEIVYVLVPMAVPGIASTLLLNVILAWNEAFWTLNLTAAKSAPLTAFIASYSSPEGLFWAKLSAASTLAIAPILLLGWFSQKQLVRGLTFGAVK is encoded by the coding sequence ATGGCACGCGCAGTCACCACCGAGCGCAAGGTCGTCTTCACCGCACTGGCCTGGCTGGTCGGCCTGCTGATCTTCTTCCCGATCCTGTGGACCGTGCTGACCAGCTTCAAGCCGGAGCCGGAGGCGATCCAGAGCCCGCCCAGCCTGCTGCCGCAGGTCTGGACGCTGGAGAACTACGCCGAGGTGCAGACCCGGTCGGACTACTTCAAGCACTTCCTCAACTCGGTGATCATCTCGATCGGCTCGACCCTGCTGGCGCTGCTGGTCGCGATCCCGGCGGCCTGGTCGATGGCTTTCTCGCCGGAGCGGCGGACCAAGGACATCCTGATGTGGATGCTGTCGACCAAGATGATGCCGGCGGTCGGCGTGCTGGTGCCGATGTACCTGCTGTTCCGCGACTGGGACCTGCTCGACACCAAGATCGGCCTGACCGTGGTGTTGATGCTGATCAACCTGCCGATCGTGATCTGGATGCTTTACACCTACTTCAAGGAGATCCCGAACGACATCCTCGAGGCGGCGCGCATGGACGGCGCGATCCTGTGGAAGGAGATCGTGTACGTCCTCGTGCCGATGGCCGTGCCCGGGATCGCCTCGACCCTGCTGCTGAACGTGATCCTGGCCTGGAACGAGGCGTTCTGGACGCTGAACCTGACCGCCGCCAAGTCGGCGCCGCTGACCGCGTTCATCGCCTCGTATTCCAGCCCGGAAGGCCTGTTCTGGGCCAAGCTGTCGGCCGCGTCGACGCTCGCGATCGCGCCGATCCTGCTGCTCGGCTGGTTCAGCCAGAAGCAGCTCGTGCGCGGGCTGACGTTCGGCGCGGTCAAGTAA
- a CDS encoding sugar ABC transporter permease, translating to MATLHTRSLARTMLAPSVLLLFAWMIVPLAMTIWFSFQRYNLLMPGMEEFAGIQNYEFFLSDPAFFDAMGNTLILVAGVLVITIIGGILLALLLDQPFFGQGIVRLLVIAPFFVMPTVSALVWKNMLMHPVNGIFAWIAKALGLEPLDWLADFPLGSIIIIVAWQWLPFATLILLTALQSLSEEQKEAAEMDGAGALSRFFYIILPHMARAITVVILIETIFLLSVFAEILVTTNGGPGTASTNISYLVYVQGLLQFDVGSASAGGVVAVILANIVAIILLRVIGKNLEA from the coding sequence ATGGCTACGCTGCACACCCGTTCGCTGGCGCGTACGATGCTGGCGCCGTCGGTCCTCCTGCTGTTCGCATGGATGATCGTGCCGCTGGCGATGACCATCTGGTTCTCGTTCCAGCGCTACAACCTGCTGATGCCCGGCATGGAGGAATTCGCCGGCATCCAGAACTACGAGTTCTTCCTCTCCGACCCGGCCTTCTTCGATGCCATGGGCAACACCCTGATCCTGGTGGCGGGTGTCCTGGTCATCACCATCATCGGCGGCATCCTGCTCGCCCTGCTGCTCGACCAGCCGTTCTTCGGCCAGGGCATCGTCCGGCTGCTGGTGATCGCGCCGTTCTTCGTCATGCCCACGGTGTCGGCCCTGGTCTGGAAGAACATGCTGATGCATCCGGTCAACGGCATCTTCGCCTGGATCGCCAAGGCGCTCGGTCTCGAGCCGCTGGACTGGCTGGCCGATTTCCCGCTCGGCTCGATCATCATCATCGTTGCATGGCAATGGCTGCCGTTCGCAACGCTGATCCTGCTGACGGCGCTGCAGTCGCTGAGCGAGGAACAGAAGGAGGCGGCGGAGATGGACGGCGCCGGCGCGCTGTCGCGGTTCTTCTACATCATCCTGCCGCACATGGCCCGCGCCATCACCGTGGTGATCCTGATCGAGACCATCTTCCTGCTCTCGGTCTTCGCGGAGATCCTGGTCACCACCAACGGCGGGCCGGGCACCGCCAGCACCAACATCTCCTACCTGGTCTACGTCCAGGGCCTGCTGCAGTTCGACGTCGGCAGCGCCTCGGCAGGCGGCGTGGTGGCGGTCATCCTGGCCAACATCGTCGCGATCATCCTGCTCCGCGTCATCGGCAAGAACCTCGAGGCCTGA
- a CDS encoding sugar ABC transporter substrate-binding protein: protein MTKRVFLVATCATLALAGAATAQTTLTIATVNNGDMIRMQGLTEDFTAANPGIELEWVTLEENILRQRVTTDIATNGGQYDVMTIGTYEVPIWAKQGWLVPLDDLGADYDVDDLLPAIRGGLSVDGTLYAAPFYGESSMVMYRKDLMAAAGLEMPDAPTWDFIAEAARAMTDRDNEIYGVCLRGKAGWGENAAFITAMSNSFGARWFDENWRPQFDTEAWKNTLQFYVDLMNDAGPPGASSNGFNENLALFQSGKCGMWIDATVAASFVTNPNDSQVADQVGFALAPDNGLGKRANWLWAWSLAIPAGSQKQAEAEAFIAWATSKHYLELVAANEGWANVPPGTRTSLYENPEYLAAAPFAQMTLDSINAADPNNPTVDPVPYVGVQFVAIPEFQGLGTAVGQQFAAALAGQTSVDQALANAQQLTEREMTRGGYIQ from the coding sequence ATGACCAAGCGCGTATTCCTCGTCGCCACATGCGCCACCCTGGCGCTGGCCGGTGCGGCCACGGCGCAGACCACGCTGACCATCGCCACCGTGAACAACGGCGACATGATCCGCATGCAGGGTCTGACCGAGGACTTCACCGCGGCCAATCCCGGCATCGAGCTGGAGTGGGTGACCCTGGAAGAGAACATCCTGCGCCAGCGCGTCACCACCGACATCGCCACCAACGGCGGCCAGTACGACGTGATGACCATCGGCACCTACGAAGTGCCGATCTGGGCCAAGCAGGGCTGGCTGGTCCCGCTCGACGACCTCGGTGCCGACTACGACGTCGACGACCTGCTGCCGGCGATCCGCGGCGGCCTGTCGGTCGACGGCACGCTGTATGCCGCGCCGTTCTATGGCGAAAGCTCGATGGTGATGTACCGCAAGGACCTGATGGCGGCGGCCGGCCTGGAGATGCCGGATGCGCCGACCTGGGACTTCATCGCCGAGGCCGCCCGCGCGATGACCGACCGCGACAACGAGATCTACGGCGTCTGCCTGCGCGGCAAGGCCGGCTGGGGCGAGAACGCGGCCTTCATCACCGCGATGTCGAACTCGTTCGGCGCGCGCTGGTTCGACGAGAACTGGCGGCCGCAATTCGACACCGAGGCCTGGAAGAACACCCTGCAGTTCTACGTCGACCTGATGAACGACGCCGGCCCTCCGGGGGCGTCGTCGAATGGCTTCAACGAGAACCTGGCGCTGTTCCAGTCGGGCAAGTGCGGGATGTGGATCGACGCGACCGTCGCCGCGTCCTTCGTGACCAACCCGAACGACAGCCAGGTCGCCGACCAGGTCGGCTTCGCGCTGGCACCCGACAACGGGCTCGGCAAGCGCGCCAACTGGCTGTGGGCCTGGTCGCTGGCCATTCCGGCCGGCTCGCAGAAGCAGGCGGAAGCCGAGGCGTTCATCGCCTGGGCCACGTCCAAGCACTATCTCGAGCTGGTCGCGGCCAACGAAGGCTGGGCCAACGTGCCGCCGGGCACCCGGACCTCGCTGTACGAGAACCCGGAATACCTGGCCGCCGCGCCGTTCGCCCAGATGACGCTGGACTCGATCAACGCCGCCGACCCGAACAACCCGACGGTCGACCCGGTGCCCTATGTCGGCGTCCAGTTCGTGGCCATCCCCGAATTCCAGGGGCTGGGCACCGCCGTGGGTCAGCAGTTCGCTGCCGCGCTCGCCGGGCAGACCTCGGTCGACCAGGCATTGGCCAACGCACAGCAGCTGACCGAGCGTGAGATGACCCGCGGCGGCTACATCCAGTAG
- a CDS encoding sugar-binding transcriptional regulator — protein sequence MTARQEHDEQRLEDAARAGWLYYVAGNTQDEIAGKFGISRQSAQRLVAFAMAEGLIKVSVAHPIASCLSLAAELKSRFALDHVEVVPSDPKSSDNTIGVAEAAAGEIERHLSTVAPIVMAIGTGRTLKAAIDRLAPMNCPQHRIVSLTGSIAPDGSAAYYNVIFNIANATRARCFPLPLPVISATAEERALLHQQALVHRTLETAAQADFTLVGIGDLGPEAPLLVDGFVTEAELKALQKAGAIGEIVGWAFDAEGQLIKGATNDRVASAPIPSRESSLVVGVAKGEKKLPGVLAATRRRLINGLITDEAMARGLLAHR from the coding sequence ATGACGGCCAGGCAGGAACACGACGAGCAGAGGCTGGAGGACGCGGCGCGGGCGGGCTGGCTCTACTACGTCGCCGGCAATACCCAGGACGAGATTGCCGGCAAGTTCGGCATATCGCGCCAGTCTGCCCAGCGGCTGGTCGCGTTCGCCATGGCCGAGGGCCTGATCAAGGTCAGCGTCGCCCATCCTATCGCCTCCTGCCTGTCGCTGGCGGCCGAGCTGAAGTCGCGCTTCGCGCTGGACCATGTCGAGGTGGTGCCGAGCGACCCGAAATCGTCCGACAACACCATCGGCGTGGCCGAGGCGGCGGCGGGCGAGATCGAGCGGCACCTGTCGACGGTCGCGCCGATCGTGATGGCGATCGGCACCGGGCGCACGCTGAAGGCGGCGATCGACCGGCTGGCGCCGATGAACTGCCCGCAGCACCGCATCGTGTCGCTGACCGGCAGCATCGCGCCCGACGGCTCGGCGGCCTACTACAACGTGATCTTCAACATCGCCAACGCGACCCGGGCGCGCTGCTTTCCGCTGCCGCTGCCGGTGATCTCGGCGACGGCCGAGGAACGCGCGCTGCTGCACCAGCAGGCGCTGGTGCACCGCACGCTGGAGACCGCGGCACAGGCGGACTTCACGCTGGTCGGCATCGGCGATCTCGGCCCGGAGGCGCCGCTGCTGGTCGATGGATTCGTCACCGAGGCAGAGTTGAAAGCGCTGCAGAAGGCCGGCGCGATCGGCGAGATCGTCGGCTGGGCGTTCGACGCCGAGGGCCAGCTGATCAAGGGGGCGACCAACGACCGGGTCGCCAGCGCGCCGATTCCTTCGCGTGAGAGCTCGCTCGTCGTCGGCGTGGCCAAGGGCGAGAAGAAGCTGCCCGGCGTGCTGGCGGCGACGCGGCGCCGCCTGATCAACGGGCTGATCACCGACGAGGCGATGGCGCGCGGCCTGCTGGCGCACCGCTGA
- a CDS encoding DUF917 domain-containing protein gives MPSLITIDDLADLARGAAVLGTGGGGDPYIGYLLAREAMQAHGPVTLIGLDEVADDALVIAVGSMGAPTVLIEKVPNGDEYVWALEVLERHLGRKADAVIPFEAGGVNSTSPLMIAARRGLPVVDADGMGRAFPELQMETFNVYGVPAAPMAIVNEWGDSVVIESGNAKMVEWIARGVTIRMGGHTSIAEYAMDGAAARRVSVPNTLSLTLGLGRAMREARAGHRDVFDAMVAAFGRTHYAHARVLFRGKLADVNRRTQHGFAIGEAHIQGLDDWAGTMVIRFQNENLLATVDGRVRAIVPDLICVLDSETGEAITTERLRYGQRVTVMGVSVPPIMRTPEALAVFGPRAFGIDLPFTPIEELA, from the coding sequence ATGCCTAGCCTGATCACGATCGACGATCTGGCCGATCTCGCGCGCGGGGCGGCGGTGCTGGGCACCGGCGGTGGCGGCGACCCCTATATCGGCTATCTGCTGGCCCGCGAGGCGATGCAGGCGCACGGGCCGGTCACCCTGATCGGGCTGGACGAGGTGGCCGACGACGCGCTGGTGATCGCGGTCGGCAGCATGGGCGCGCCGACGGTGTTGATCGAGAAGGTGCCGAACGGCGACGAATATGTCTGGGCGCTGGAGGTGCTGGAGCGGCATCTGGGCCGCAAGGCCGACGCGGTGATCCCGTTCGAGGCCGGCGGCGTCAACTCGACCTCGCCGCTGATGATCGCCGCCCGGCGCGGCCTGCCGGTGGTCGACGCCGACGGCATGGGCCGCGCCTTCCCCGAGCTGCAGATGGAGACGTTCAACGTCTATGGCGTGCCGGCGGCGCCGATGGCGATCGTCAACGAGTGGGGCGACAGCGTCGTCATCGAATCCGGCAACGCCAAGATGGTCGAGTGGATCGCCCGTGGCGTCACCATCCGCATGGGCGGCCACACCTCGATCGCGGAATATGCGATGGACGGGGCGGCGGCGCGGCGGGTGTCGGTGCCGAACACGCTGAGCCTGACGCTCGGCCTGGGCCGGGCGATGCGCGAGGCGCGTGCCGGCCATCGCGACGTGTTCGACGCCATGGTCGCCGCCTTCGGCCGCACCCACTATGCCCATGCCCGCGTGCTGTTCCGGGGCAAGCTGGCCGACGTCAACCGCCGCACCCAGCACGGCTTTGCCATCGGCGAGGCGCATATCCAGGGACTCGACGACTGGGCCGGCACCATGGTGATCCGGTTCCAGAACGAGAACCTGCTGGCGACGGTCGACGGCCGGGTCCGCGCGATCGTGCCGGACCTGATCTGCGTGCTGGACAGCGAGACCGGCGAGGCGATCACCACCGAGCGGCTGCGCTATGGCCAGCGGGTCACCGTAATGGGCGTCAGCGTGCCGCCGATCATGCGCACGCCCGAGGCGCTGGCCGTGTTCGGCCCGCGGGCATTCGGCATCGACCTGCCGTTCACGCCGATCGAGGAACTCGCCTGA
- a CDS encoding DUF917 domain-containing protein has product MFQLDREDLKDLCRGAAFLGTGGGGDPYIGRLMVEHAMDEAGPVTIVDPTEVPDDALVLPTAMMGAPTVLVEKIPRGDEAVKSLQRLERHLGRKAFATMPIEIGGINSTMPLVVGARLGLPVVDADGMGRAFPELQMETFAVYGVSGTPMAITNEYGDCTLVETRDNKMMEWIARGVTIRMGGAAYISEYAMTGAEVKRTSVPNTLTLALKIGRCIREARERHVNPFAALLELLPQTPYSFGKIIYRGKIVDIFRETRAGFAAGLCKIQGLDEWPGVMEIEIQNENLTARVDGVLKAIVPDLICIMDSETAEPITTETLRYGQRVTVMGVAVPPIMRTPEALAIFGPVGFGIDAPFTPIERMG; this is encoded by the coding sequence ATGTTCCAGCTTGACCGAGAAGACCTGAAAGACCTTTGCCGCGGCGCCGCATTCCTCGGCACCGGCGGCGGCGGCGACCCTTATATCGGCCGGCTGATGGTCGAGCACGCGATGGACGAGGCCGGGCCGGTGACCATCGTCGATCCGACGGAGGTGCCCGACGACGCGCTGGTACTGCCGACCGCGATGATGGGCGCGCCGACTGTGCTGGTGGAGAAGATCCCGCGCGGCGACGAGGCGGTGAAGTCGCTGCAGCGGCTGGAACGCCACCTCGGCAGGAAGGCGTTCGCCACCATGCCGATCGAGATCGGCGGCATCAACTCGACCATGCCGCTGGTGGTCGGCGCCAGGCTGGGCCTGCCGGTGGTCGACGCCGACGGCATGGGCCGCGCCTTTCCCGAACTGCAGATGGAGACCTTCGCGGTCTACGGCGTCAGCGGCACGCCGATGGCGATCACCAACGAATATGGCGACTGCACCCTGGTCGAGACCCGCGACAACAAGATGATGGAGTGGATCGCACGCGGGGTGACCATCCGCATGGGCGGCGCCGCCTACATCTCGGAATACGCCATGACCGGCGCCGAGGTGAAGCGCACATCGGTGCCGAACACGCTGACGCTGGCGCTGAAGATCGGCCGCTGCATCCGCGAGGCGCGCGAGCGCCACGTCAACCCGTTCGCGGCGCTGCTGGAGCTGTTGCCGCAGACGCCCTATTCGTTCGGCAAGATCATCTATCGCGGCAAGATCGTCGACATCTTCCGCGAGACCCGGGCCGGATTCGCCGCCGGGTTGTGCAAGATCCAGGGCCTCGACGAATGGCCCGGCGTGATGGAGATCGAGATCCAGAACGAGAACCTGACCGCGCGCGTCGACGGCGTGCTGAAGGCGATCGTGCCCGATCTGATCTGCATCATGGATTCGGAGACCGCCGAGCCGATCACCACCGAGACCCTGCGCTACGGCCAGCGCGTGACGGTGATGGGCGTGGCGGTGCCGCCGATCATGCGCACGCCGGAGGCGCTGGCGATCTTCGGCCCGGTCGGCTTCGGCATCGACGCCCCGTTCACCCCGATCGAACGGATGGGCTGA
- a CDS encoding hydantoinase/oxoprolinase family protein, producing the protein MRVGIDVGGTNTDAVLMDGLRVVASHKTPTTADVSSGIMAALRTVLDASGARPADIQAVMIGTTHFTNAVVERKRLLEVAAVRLGLPATKGLPPMVDWPKDLGQTLGYHRYLVHGGNEFDGREIAPLDERALRDAARDIKARGLRAAAVTSVFSPVKNEMELRAAAILQEEVPELAVSVSHEIGRVGFLERENATIMNACLADLANRVVDSFRSALNTLKIAAPFYISQNDGTLMTADHVARYPVLTFASGPTNSMRGAAFLAKAKEAMVVDIGGTTSDVGMLLHGFPRESSVAVDIGGVRTNFRMPDVLAIGLGGGSLVRDDGARIGPDSVGYELTEKALVFGGDVLTTTDIVVAAGLEDIGDRARVAHVKPAVVDAAIATMHRMVDEAVDRMKTSAEPLPVILVGGGAILLSRDLPSASDIVKPEHMAVANAIGAAIAQVGGEVDRVFSLEGLGRDEALRQAKAEATEKAVGAGARAETVQIVDIEEVPLAYLPSSATRIRVKAVGDLAMA; encoded by the coding sequence ATGCGCGTGGGAATCGATGTCGGCGGCACCAACACGGATGCCGTGCTCATGGACGGCCTGCGGGTCGTCGCCTCGCACAAGACGCCGACCACGGCCGACGTCTCCAGCGGCATCATGGCGGCGCTGCGCACGGTGCTGGACGCCAGCGGCGCCCGGCCGGCGGATATCCAGGCGGTGATGATCGGCACCACCCACTTCACCAATGCGGTGGTCGAGCGCAAGCGCCTGCTGGAGGTCGCCGCCGTGCGGCTGGGCCTGCCGGCGACCAAGGGGCTGCCGCCGATGGTCGACTGGCCGAAGGACCTGGGCCAGACCCTGGGCTATCACCGCTATCTGGTGCACGGCGGCAACGAGTTCGACGGGCGCGAGATCGCGCCCTTGGACGAGCGCGCGCTGCGCGATGCCGCCCGCGACATCAAGGCGAGGGGCCTGCGCGCCGCCGCGGTGACCTCGGTGTTCTCGCCGGTGAAGAACGAGATGGAACTGCGGGCGGCCGCGATCCTGCAGGAGGAGGTGCCGGAACTCGCCGTTTCGGTCAGCCACGAGATCGGCCGCGTCGGCTTCCTGGAGCGCGAGAACGCGACGATCATGAACGCCTGCCTGGCCGACCTGGCGAACCGGGTGGTCGACAGCTTCCGCTCGGCCCTGAATACCCTGAAGATCGCCGCGCCGTTCTACATCAGCCAGAACGACGGCACGCTGATGACCGCCGACCACGTCGCCCGCTATCCGGTGCTGACCTTCGCCTCCGGCCCGACCAACTCGATGCGCGGCGCCGCCTTCCTGGCCAAGGCGAAGGAAGCGATGGTGGTCGACATCGGCGGCACCACCTCCGACGTCGGCATGTTGCTGCACGGCTTTCCGCGCGAAAGCTCGGTCGCGGTCGACATCGGCGGCGTGCGCACCAACTTCCGCATGCCCGACGTGCTGGCGATCGGCCTGGGCGGCGGCAGCCTGGTGCGCGACGACGGCGCCCGCATCGGGCCGGATTCGGTCGGCTACGAGCTGACCGAGAAGGCGCTGGTGTTCGGCGGCGACGTGCTGACCACCACCGACATCGTGGTCGCCGCCGGGCTGGAGGACATCGGCGACCGCGCCCGGGTGGCGCACGTCAAGCCGGCGGTCGTCGACGCCGCCATCGCCACCATGCACCGCATGGTCGACGAGGCGGTCGACCGGATGAAGACCAGCGCCGAGCCGCTGCCGGTGATCCTGGTCGGCGGCGGCGCGATCCTGTTGTCGCGCGACCTGCCGTCGGCCTCGGACATCGTCAAGCCGGAGCACATGGCCGTGGCCAACGCCATCGGCGCGGCGATCGCCCAGGTCGGCGGCGAGGTCGACCGCGTGTTCTCGCTGGAGGGGCTGGGCCGCGACGAGGCGCTGCGCCAGGCCAAGGCGGAGGCGACGGAAAAGGCGGTCGGCGCCGGCGCGCGCGCCGAGACGGTGCAGATCGTCGACATCGAGGAGGTGCCGCTGGCCTATCTGCCGTCGTCCGCCACCCGCATCCGGGTCAAGGCGGTCGGCGACCTGGCGATGGCGTGA